One region of Bactrocera neohumeralis isolate Rockhampton chromosome 5, APGP_CSIRO_Bneo_wtdbg2-racon-allhic-juicebox.fasta_v2, whole genome shotgun sequence genomic DNA includes:
- the LOC126758428 gene encoding glutaredoxin 3 — MSTNNSVISVTDADQYNTLINAEKTTVVLFTADWAEQCKHVQEALEELAKILSNKLQFVSLLAEKFPEISMKHQIEAVPTIIFFTKGTAVDRVDGVNVAEITAKCKKLGGSVAGESLEERLKALINKADLMIFMKGDRNAPRCGFSRQIIEIVNATNVPYETFDILNDEEVRQGLKTYSDWPTYPQVYVKGELIGGLDIIKELKANNELETALKG; from the exons atgtCCACTAACAATTCAGTTATTTCGGTAACAGATGCCGACCAGTATAACACACTGATCAA TGCGGAGAAGACTACAGTAGTACTATTTACAGCCGATTGGGCTGAACAGTGTAAACATGTCCAGGAAGCACTGGAGGAGCTAGCCAAAATACTGAGTAACAAATTGCAGTTTGTTAGTCTGCTAGCCGAAAAATTTCCAGAGATTTCTATGAAGCACCAG ATTGAAGCAGTTCCCACCATAATTTTCTTCACCAAAGGCACGGCCGTGGATCGTGTGGATGGTGTGAACGTAGCCGAAATTACAGCGAAGTGTAAAAAACTTGGTGGCTCTGTAGCCGGTGAATCTTTAGAGGAACGTTTGAAAGCACTGATCAATAAAGCGGATCTCATGATATTCATGAAAGGCGATCGCAATGCTCCACGCTGTGGTTTCTCCCGCCAGATAATAGAAATCGTGAATGCAACAAA tgTTCCCTATGAGACATTCGATATATTGAATGATGAAGAAGTTCGTCAAGGTTTGAAGACATATTCCGACTGGCCCACGTATCCGCAAGTATATGTTAAGGGTGAACTGATTGGTGGCTTGGACATTATTAAAGAGCTCAAAGCAAATAATGAATTAGAAACTGCATTGAAGGGTTAA
- the LOC126758427 gene encoding CAAX prenyl protease 2 encodes MNDSFESNSSQGTADTPLPLPHIPIVTSVGCCLILSVIYVASLYVWNTKHNRDHPSTVKRRFVSVIIVMLIAPFFVYKFSSRELLERATFAEILGLRWQGLFLAITIPYLLTMLLFLGPLCVQMQNESLKIFMDTDFWIGSFKNILWIRNHVMAPISEEFVFRACMMPLILQSFSPLTAVFITPLFFGTAHIHHIGERLSLGMELKTALVISCFQLTYTTVFGFYSAFLFARTGHFVAPFLVHAFCNHMGLPDVQELWQQHIVRRIILILCYIIGFVGWIILLPIATQPSLYSNNLYWNN; translated from the exons ATGAACGATAGCTTCGAAAGTAATAGCAGCCAAGGGACTGCGGATACACCTCTCCCTTTACCGCATATACCAATAGTGACATCAGTCGGTTGCTGTCTCATACTCTCCGTCATATATGTAGCCAGTTTATATGTTTGGAATACCAAACATAATCGGGATCACCCGTCAACGGTTAAGCGACGTTTTGTCAGCGTTATCATTGTTATGTTGATAGCGCCATTTTTCGTATATAAATTTTCCTCAAGAGAGCTACTGGAGCGTGCCACATTTGCTGAAATTTTGGGTTTGAGATGGCAAGGACTCTTTCTGGCCATTACAATACCGTACTTGCTGACAATGCTATTATTTTTGGGTCCACTATGCGTACAGATGCAAAATgagtctttaaaaatatttatgg ataCTGATTTTTGGATTGGTtcctttaaaaatatactttggATACGCAACCATGTTATGGCGCCAATCAGTGAAGAATTCGTCTTCCGCGCCTGTATGATGCCATTAATTCTGCAGAGCTTTTCACCCTTGACAGCTGTGTTCATTACACCGCTATTCTTTGGCACTGCGCACATACACCATATTGGGGAACGCCTCAGCTTGGGTATGGAATTAAAAACTGCCTTAGTTATATCTT gCTTTCAGCTAACTTACACCACAGTCTTTGGTTTCTACTCGGCATTTCTCTTTGCGCGCACCGGTCATTTTGTCGCACCATTCCTTGTGCATGCATTTTGTAATCATATGGGCTTGCCTGATGTCCAAGAGCTGTGGCAACAACATATAGTACGTCGTATTATACTTATTTTGTGCTACATTATTGGTTTTGTTGGTTGGATCATATTACTGCCAATCGCCACACAGCCTTCACTATATTCTAACAATTTGTATtggaataattaa
- the LOC126758426 gene encoding succinate--CoA ligase [GDP-forming] subunit beta, mitochondrial, with the protein MLPLLRAAAGFTPAMRMLQKTTRLQQVRNLNLLECNSKELLQKYGVAIQEFKVLENAPNDAQLINQFDCPEYVVKAQILAGGRGKGVFDNGFKGGVHLTKKKDEVLSLTNQMIGHRLITKQTPKSGILVKKVMVARSVNITRETYLSIVLDREHNGPVLIASPAGGMDIEAVAEKTPEKIKTVPLDLDKPIPQNTLIEIAKFLEFKGQCVERAAKEIQKLFDLFKAVDATQIEINPLAETDTNEVIAVDAKLNFDDNAEYRQKDIFAMHTAEEDTDPREVEAAKNNLNYVAMDGNIGCLVNGAGLAMATMDIIKLNGGEPANFLDVGGGVKESQVLKAFQIVTSDTKVKAILVNVFGGIVNCATIANGVVAASKTLDLKVPLIVRLEGTNVDEARKILKDSGLAIQTAVDLDDAAHKAVAALH; encoded by the exons ATGCTGCCTCTTTTACGTGCTGCTGCCGGCTTCACTCCCGCCATGCGGATGCTCCAAAAG aCAACTCGTCTGCAGCAAGTGCGTAATTTAAATTTGCTCGAGTGCAACAGCAAGGAACTACTACAAAAATATGGTGTCGCTATACAAGAGTTCAAAGTATTGGAAAATGCACCCAACGATGCGCAGTTAATAAACCAGTTTG ATTGCCCGGAATATGTCGTGAAGGCACAGATACTGGCAGGCGGTCGCGGTAAGGGTGTTTTCGATAATGGATTTAAAGGAGGCGTACATCTCACAAAGAA GAAGGATGAAGTTCTGTCGCTTACCAATCAAATGATTGGCCATCGACTAATCACCAAGCAAACACCAAAATCAGGAATATTGGTAAAAAAGGTAATGGTGGCACGCAGCGTAAATATCACTCGTGAAACATATCTATCAATTGTGTTGGATCGAGAACACAATGGGCCAGTACTTATTGCCTCGCCTGCTGGTGGTATGGATATCGAAGCGGTCGCCGAAAAAACACCAGAGAAAATCAAGACTGTACCTTTAGATCTAGACAAACCAATACCACAGAACACACTCATCGAAATCGCGAAATTCCTCGAGTTCAAAGGACAATGCGTAGAACGCGCTgctaaagaaatacaaaaacttttcgACCTCTTTAAAGCCGTCGATGCCacacaaattgaaattaatccCTTAGCTGAAACGGATACCAACGAAGTAATCGCCGTTGATGCTAAGTTAAATTTTGATGACAACGCCGAGTATCGGCAAAAAGATATTTTTGCTATGCACACTGCCGAAGAAGACACAGATCCGCGTGAAGTGGAAGCAGCCAAAAATAATCTCAATTATGTAGCTATGGATGGCAATATTGGTTGTCTGGTGAATGGCGCTGGTCTCGCCATGGCCACAATGGATATAATTAAGTTGAATGGCGGTGAGCCAGCGAATTTCCTCGATGTGGGCGGTGGCGTTAAGGAGAGTCAAGTGTTGAAAGCCTTCCAAATAGTCACATCTGATACCAAAGTCAAAGCTATACTTGTGAATGTATTTGGTGGTATTGTGAATTGTGCCACCATTGCTAatggtgttgttgctgcttccAAAACGCTTGATCTGAAAGTACCGCTCATTGTGCGCTTGGAAGGCACAAATGTGGATGAGGCcagaaaaatactaaaagatTCTGGACTGGCTATACAAACAGCGGTGGATTTGGATGACGCAGCGCATAAAGCTGTGGCGGCATTACATTAA